A single region of the Actinoplanes sp. SE50/110 genome encodes:
- the dacB gene encoding D-alanyl-D-alanine carboxypeptidase/D-alanyl-D-alanine-endopeptidase, with protein MSNGTDRPDAGKWQPAAPDPATTAQIPAPGAYPPSGLPPAPPAASTGDAYGKASVPLNTARPAVPAPAPPPQPAAAPEPDAEPAAPDFFSNPKMASIVLAAVVLLAVVVVGVVEKPGPIAGWFGDSASPAGVTTTPDPKPTPVLAAAAAQGTAPNPTAVKAVLDPLIRSAALGGKVHVSVMDVASQQVLYAQNADIPTTPASTAKLLTAVTVLAARGPAYRLTTRVVAGAKPGEVVLVGGGDPTLAVNAKAEFPGAARLDQLAAQVKKAMGATPITRVTVDTSLFTGPETGLGWSPDDVSPDGQVARIQALMTNAGRITPVHHENGGDPRFADPALAAGRAFANFLGVPSEKVAKGRAPDAGTELGKVDSPPLVQILDWMLQESDNTLAETMARQVAIAAHKEASFDGASEAMIAKLRELGLPGDEADLYDGSGLSRHDGLSPTLLVQALALAAGGTRPELSAMFDGLPVAGWSGTLRTRFVTPSPNRAAQGVVRAKTGTLSGVNTLAGVLVTKDGRVLSFAIMATGTSNAASAKTALDRVAAKLVACGCS; from the coding sequence GTGTCTAACGGGACGGATCGCCCGGATGCCGGTAAATGGCAGCCGGCCGCGCCGGATCCGGCGACGACGGCGCAGATCCCGGCTCCGGGGGCCTACCCGCCGAGCGGCCTGCCGCCCGCGCCGCCCGCGGCGTCCACGGGTGACGCGTACGGGAAAGCCTCCGTGCCGTTGAACACCGCCCGCCCGGCGGTCCCGGCTCCCGCACCGCCGCCGCAACCCGCCGCGGCCCCGGAACCCGACGCGGAGCCGGCGGCGCCGGACTTCTTCTCGAACCCGAAGATGGCCTCGATCGTGCTCGCCGCCGTGGTGCTGCTCGCCGTGGTGGTCGTCGGTGTGGTGGAGAAGCCCGGCCCGATCGCCGGCTGGTTCGGTGACTCGGCGAGTCCGGCCGGCGTGACCACCACCCCGGACCCGAAACCGACCCCGGTGCTGGCCGCCGCCGCGGCGCAGGGGACGGCGCCGAACCCGACCGCGGTCAAGGCCGTCCTGGACCCGCTGATCCGGTCGGCGGCGCTCGGCGGCAAGGTGCACGTCTCGGTCATGGACGTGGCCTCGCAACAGGTGCTCTACGCGCAGAACGCGGACATCCCGACCACCCCGGCCTCGACCGCGAAGCTGCTCACCGCGGTGACCGTGCTGGCCGCCCGCGGCCCGGCGTACCGCCTGACCACCCGGGTGGTGGCCGGCGCGAAGCCGGGCGAGGTGGTGCTGGTCGGCGGCGGCGACCCGACCCTGGCGGTCAACGCGAAGGCGGAGTTCCCCGGCGCGGCCCGGTTGGATCAGCTGGCCGCCCAGGTGAAGAAGGCGATGGGCGCCACCCCGATCACCCGGGTGACGGTCGACACCTCGCTGTTCACCGGCCCGGAGACCGGGCTCGGCTGGTCACCCGACGACGTCTCGCCGGACGGGCAGGTGGCGCGGATCCAGGCGCTGATGACCAACGCCGGCCGGATCACCCCGGTGCACCACGAGAACGGCGGCGACCCGCGGTTCGCCGATCCGGCGCTGGCCGCCGGGCGGGCGTTCGCGAACTTCCTCGGCGTGCCGTCGGAGAAGGTGGCCAAGGGCAGGGCCCCGGATGCCGGCACCGAGCTCGGCAAGGTGGATTCCCCGCCGCTGGTCCAGATCCTCGACTGGATGCTGCAGGAGAGCGACAACACCCTGGCCGAGACGATGGCCCGGCAGGTGGCGATCGCCGCACACAAGGAGGCCAGCTTCGACGGCGCCTCCGAGGCGATGATCGCCAAGCTGCGCGAGCTGGGTCTGCCCGGCGACGAGGCCGACCTGTACGACGGCAGCGGGCTGTCCCGGCACGACGGCCTCAGCCCGACCCTGCTGGTGCAGGCGCTGGCGCTGGCGGCCGGCGGGACGAGACCCGAGCTGTCCGCGATGTTCGACGGGCTGCCGGTGGCCGGCTGGTCCGGGACGCTGCGCACCCGGTTCGTCACGCCCAGCCCGAACCGTGCCGCCCAGGGTGTGGTGCGCGCCAAGACCGGCACGCTGAGCGGGGTGAACACGCTGGCCGGGGTGCTGGTCACCAAGGACGGCCGGGTGCTCTCCTTCGCGATCATGGCGACCGGCACATCGAACGCGGCCAGTGCCAAGACCGCGCTGGACAGGGTCGCCGCGAAACTGGTGGCCTGCGGCTGTTCCTAA
- the ftsH gene encoding ATP-dependent zinc metalloprotease FtsH, with amino-acid sequence MERTRFFRRPVVWIILVIIGVVALSSFFTSGPSYQRVDTSVALDRLNQPGIEKVVQKDKEQTLQIDLKNPEQFNGKSTSKIETQYPYEVTSDVWKAVQQAKDAQRISGTINATVSGDNILLSLLINLLPIAILVVLLLLFMSQMQGGGSRVLNFGKSKAKMITKDTPKTTFADVAGADEAVEELHEIKDFLQNPAKYQALGAKIPKGVLLFGSPGTGKTLLARAVAGEAGVPFYSISGSDFVEMFVGVGASRVRDLFEQAKSNAPAIVFVDEIDAVGRHRGAGMGGGHDEREQTLNQLLVEMDGFDTKGGVILIAATNRPDILDPALLRPGRFDRQIPVDNPDMEGRKAILRVHAKGKPFTPDVDLDSVARRTPGFSGADLANVINEAALLTARHEKRAISNEYLEEAIDRVIAGPERRTRAMSDKEKKITAYHEGGHALVAYALPHSAPVHKVTILPRGRSLGHTLVLPTEDKYTQTRAEMIDTLAYALGGRAAEELVFHEPTTGAGNDIEKASGLARAMVTQYGMSSKLGAVKYGTSGDEPFMGRNMGHEKDYSDAVAADIDSEVRALIELAHDEAWEILVEYRDVLDNMVLELMEKETITQDDMNRICARVQKRPPMSPFNGFGKRLPSEAPPVLTPAEREKLKAQAEADGQFAVGPNANGAVEGSI; translated from the coding sequence ATGGAACGTACGCGTTTCTTCCGCCGCCCGGTGGTCTGGATCATTCTGGTGATCATCGGCGTAGTCGCGCTGAGCTCATTCTTCACCAGTGGTCCCAGCTACCAGCGGGTCGATACTTCGGTCGCTCTCGACCGTCTGAACCAGCCCGGCATCGAGAAGGTCGTCCAGAAGGACAAGGAGCAGACGCTCCAGATCGACCTCAAGAACCCCGAGCAGTTCAACGGCAAGTCGACGAGCAAGATCGAAACCCAGTATCCGTACGAGGTCACCTCTGATGTCTGGAAGGCCGTCCAGCAAGCCAAGGACGCCCAGCGGATCAGCGGGACGATCAACGCGACGGTCTCCGGCGACAACATCCTCCTCAGCCTGCTGATCAACCTGCTGCCGATCGCCATTCTGGTGGTCCTGCTGCTGCTGTTCATGTCGCAGATGCAGGGTGGCGGCTCGCGGGTGCTCAACTTCGGCAAGTCCAAGGCGAAGATGATCACCAAGGACACCCCGAAGACGACGTTCGCCGACGTGGCGGGCGCCGACGAGGCGGTCGAGGAGCTCCACGAGATCAAGGACTTCCTGCAGAACCCGGCGAAGTATCAGGCGCTCGGCGCCAAGATCCCGAAGGGTGTGCTGCTGTTCGGCTCCCCGGGTACCGGTAAGACGCTGCTGGCCCGCGCGGTCGCCGGCGAGGCCGGGGTGCCGTTCTACTCGATCTCCGGGTCCGACTTCGTGGAGATGTTCGTCGGTGTCGGCGCGAGCCGGGTTCGTGACCTCTTCGAGCAGGCCAAGTCGAATGCGCCGGCGATCGTCTTCGTCGACGAGATCGACGCCGTCGGCCGGCACCGCGGCGCCGGCATGGGCGGCGGCCACGACGAGCGCGAGCAGACGCTCAACCAGCTGCTCGTCGAGATGGACGGCTTCGACACCAAGGGTGGCGTGATCCTGATCGCGGCCACCAACCGGCCGGACATCCTCGACCCGGCGCTGCTGCGCCCGGGCCGTTTCGACCGGCAGATCCCGGTGGACAACCCGGACATGGAGGGCCGCAAGGCGATCCTGCGGGTGCACGCCAAGGGCAAGCCGTTCACGCCCGACGTCGACCTCGACTCGGTGGCCCGTCGCACGCCCGGTTTCTCCGGCGCCGACCTGGCCAACGTGATCAACGAGGCCGCACTGCTGACCGCCCGGCACGAGAAGCGGGCGATCTCCAACGAGTACCTCGAGGAGGCGATCGACCGGGTCATCGCCGGCCCCGAGCGTCGTACCCGGGCGATGAGCGACAAGGAAAAGAAGATCACCGCCTACCACGAGGGTGGACACGCGCTGGTGGCCTACGCGCTGCCGCACTCCGCCCCGGTGCACAAGGTGACGATCCTCCCGCGTGGCCGCTCGCTCGGGCACACCCTGGTCCTGCCGACCGAGGACAAGTACACCCAGACCCGCGCCGAGATGATCGACACCCTGGCGTACGCGCTGGGTGGCCGGGCCGCCGAGGAGCTCGTCTTCCACGAGCCCACCACCGGCGCCGGCAACGACATCGAGAAGGCGTCCGGCCTGGCCCGCGCCATGGTCACGCAGTACGGCATGAGCTCCAAGCTCGGCGCCGTGAAATACGGCACCAGTGGTGACGAGCCCTTCATGGGCCGCAACATGGGCCACGAGAAGGACTACTCGGACGCCGTCGCCGCCGACATCGACTCCGAGGTGCGGGCGCTCATCGAGCTCGCGCACGACGAGGCCTGGGAGATCCTGGTCGAGTACCGCGACGTTCTCGACAACATGGTCCTGGAGCTGATGGAGAAGGAGACCATCACCCAGGACGACATGAACCGGATCTGCGCCCGGGTGCAGAAGCGCCCGCCGATGTCGCCGTTCAACGGCTTCGGCAA
- a CDS encoding inorganic diphosphatase: MDFDVLVEIPKGQRNKYEVDHKTGRIRLDRTLFTATQYPADYGYIEGTLGQDGDPLDALVLIQEPTFPGCLVRARAIGMYRMTDEKGRDDKVLCVPFEDPRQEHLRDIHHLGEFDRMEIQHFFTVYKDLEPGKSVEGATWVGRVEAEAEIRASFKRAEAAEAEGEH, from the coding sequence ATGGATTTCGACGTTCTGGTTGAGATCCCCAAGGGGCAGCGCAACAAGTACGAGGTGGACCACAAGACCGGTCGTATCCGGCTGGACCGGACCCTCTTCACGGCGACACAGTATCCCGCCGACTACGGCTACATCGAGGGCACCCTGGGCCAGGACGGCGACCCGCTGGACGCCCTGGTGCTGATCCAGGAGCCGACCTTCCCCGGTTGCCTGGTCCGGGCGCGCGCGATCGGCATGTACCGGATGACCGACGAGAAGGGCCGCGACGACAAGGTCCTCTGCGTGCCCTTCGAGGACCCGCGCCAGGAGCACCTGCGCGACATCCACCACCTGGGCGAGTTCGACCGGATGGAGATCCAGCACTTCTTCACGGTCTACAAGGACCTGGAGCCGGGCAAGTCGGTCGAGGGCGCGACCTGGGTCGGCCGGGTCGAGGCCGAGGCCGAGATCCGCGCGTCCTTCAAGCGCGCCGAGGCCGCCGAGGCCGAGGGAGAGCACTGA
- the tilS gene encoding tRNA lysidine(34) synthetase TilS produces the protein MARIPAPVAAVRTAVRRGLADLPPAALVLVACSGGADSLSLAAAARFVAARVGLVTVDHGLQEGSDRRARSVAAWARAADFDPVRVCPVTVTGLPGGPEAAARTARYEALEAAAAETGAAAVLLGHTRDDQAETVLLALARGAGPRGLSGMPARRGVFRRPLLDVSRSDTRKACAALGLAAWEDPHNTDPAYARARVRATALPTLVAELGPAVVGNLARTATLLAADTAALDELAAAALDRARSPAGLAVPALAALAGAIRGRVLHRWALELGAPGSALAYSHVTSLDALVTGWRGQGPAHLPGGIAVGRQGSDLVRVVPAIIK, from the coding sequence GTGGCCCGGATCCCGGCGCCGGTCGCCGCGGTCCGCACGGCGGTCCGTCGCGGCCTGGCCGACCTGCCGCCCGCCGCGCTGGTGCTGGTGGCCTGTTCCGGCGGCGCCGACTCGCTGTCGCTGGCCGCCGCCGCCCGGTTCGTCGCCGCCCGGGTCGGTCTGGTCACCGTGGACCACGGGCTGCAGGAGGGTTCGGACCGCCGGGCACGATCGGTTGCGGCCTGGGCGCGCGCCGCCGATTTCGATCCGGTACGCGTGTGCCCGGTCACCGTGACCGGGCTGCCCGGAGGCCCCGAGGCGGCTGCCCGGACCGCCCGTTACGAGGCCCTGGAGGCCGCCGCCGCCGAGACCGGGGCGGCCGCAGTGCTGCTCGGGCACACCCGCGACGACCAGGCCGAGACGGTCCTGCTGGCGCTCGCCCGGGGCGCCGGCCCGCGCGGCCTGTCCGGAATGCCGGCCCGCCGCGGGGTGTTCCGGCGCCCGCTGCTCGACGTGTCCCGGTCCGACACCCGCAAGGCGTGCGCCGCCCTCGGCCTGGCTGCCTGGGAGGACCCGCACAACACCGATCCGGCGTACGCCCGTGCCCGGGTCCGTGCCACCGCCCTGCCCACCCTGGTGGCCGAGCTGGGTCCGGCCGTGGTCGGCAACCTGGCCCGCACGGCGACGCTGCTCGCGGCGGACACCGCGGCCCTGGACGAGCTGGCCGCCGCGGCCCTGGACCGGGCCCGGTCGCCGGCCGGGCTGGCGGTGCCGGCGCTGGCCGCGCTGGCCGGCGCGATCCGCGGCCGGGTGCTGCACCGCTGGGCGCTGGAGCTGGGGGCACCCGGCAGCGCCCTGGCGTACTCCCACGTGACCTCCCTGGACGCGCTGGTCACCGGCTGGCGGGGGCAGGGCCCGGCGCATCTGCCCGGCGGGATCGCGGTGGGGCGGCAAGGAAGTGACCTCGTTCGGGTGGTTCCCGCCATTATCAAGTGA
- the hpt gene encoding hypoxanthine phosphoribosyltransferase, translated as MADGSWYDADIDHVIISEEQIREKIDELAKQVSVDHADAADGILLVCVLKGAVMFMADFARSLGRHGPSTEMEFMAVSSYGQGTTSSGVVRILKDLDRDIAGRHVLVVEDIVDSGLTLSWLMKYLESRQPASVEVVALFRKPDAVKVQVPVRYVGFDIPNEFVVGYGLDFAERYRELPYVGVLRPEVYARS; from the coding sequence ATGGCTGATGGCTCTTGGTACGACGCCGACATCGACCACGTGATCATCTCGGAGGAGCAGATCCGCGAGAAGATCGATGAGCTGGCGAAGCAGGTCTCCGTGGACCACGCGGATGCCGCCGACGGCATCCTGCTGGTCTGTGTGCTCAAGGGAGCGGTCATGTTCATGGCCGACTTCGCCCGTTCGCTGGGGCGGCACGGGCCGTCCACCGAGATGGAGTTCATGGCCGTCTCGTCGTACGGGCAGGGCACCACCTCGTCCGGTGTGGTGCGCATCCTCAAGGATCTGGACCGGGACATCGCCGGCCGGCACGTGCTGGTGGTCGAGGACATCGTGGACTCCGGGCTGACCCTGTCCTGGCTGATGAAGTACCTGGAGTCGCGTCAACCGGCCAGCGTCGAGGTGGTCGCGCTGTTCCGCAAGCCGGACGCGGTCAAGGTGCAGGTGCCGGTCCGCTACGTCGGCTTCGACATCCCGAACGAGTTCGTGGTGGGTTACGGTCTGGACTTCGCGGAGCGTTACCGGGAGTTGCCGTACGTAGGCGTGCTCCGCCCCGAGGTGTACGCCCGTAGCTGA
- a CDS encoding zinc-dependent metalloprotease, whose product MAQFVDWDLAAATAGALSKSGPAVSYDEAAQVVAELRVLTEQAAGHVAAYTGLSAQVDAPPVRVVDRRDWAKANIAGLRQVINPLVTKLSGDRPPGAFADAIGSRVTGVQAGTILAYLSGRVLGQYEVFSDDPGQLLLNAPNIVEVERKIGADPRDFRLWVCLHEVTHRTQFTAVPWMRGYFLGQVQAFVDASQGGDHLLERLRRGVAGLSDALRDPESRVSVLDIVQTPGQKAVLDRLTALMTLLEGHAEFVMDGVGPEVIPSVESIRAKFNRRREGGNPLDKTVRRLLGIEVKMRQYAEGHKFVHGVVERVGMEGFNKIFESPLTLPLLEELGDPDAWVARVHGPRPVLD is encoded by the coding sequence ATGGCGCAGTTCGTTGACTGGGATCTGGCCGCCGCGACCGCCGGCGCGCTGTCGAAATCGGGGCCGGCGGTCTCCTATGACGAGGCCGCCCAGGTGGTCGCCGAGCTGCGGGTGCTGACCGAGCAGGCGGCCGGCCACGTGGCGGCGTACACCGGGCTCAGCGCGCAGGTCGACGCGCCGCCGGTGCGGGTGGTCGACCGCCGCGACTGGGCGAAGGCGAACATCGCCGGCCTCCGGCAGGTGATCAATCCGCTGGTCACCAAGCTCTCCGGGGACAGGCCGCCGGGCGCGTTCGCCGACGCGATCGGTTCCCGGGTCACCGGCGTGCAGGCCGGCACGATCCTGGCCTATCTGTCCGGCCGGGTCCTCGGGCAGTACGAGGTGTTCTCCGACGACCCCGGTCAGCTCCTGCTCAACGCGCCGAACATCGTCGAGGTCGAGCGCAAGATCGGCGCCGACCCGCGGGACTTCCGGCTCTGGGTCTGCCTGCACGAGGTGACCCACCGCACCCAGTTCACCGCGGTCCCCTGGATGCGCGGCTACTTCCTGGGCCAGGTGCAGGCGTTCGTCGACGCCTCGCAGGGCGGTGATCACCTGCTGGAGCGCCTGCGCCGTGGGGTGGCCGGCCTCTCCGACGCGCTGCGCGACCCGGAGAGCCGCGTCTCGGTGCTCGACATCGTCCAGACTCCCGGGCAGAAAGCCGTGCTGGACCGGCTCACCGCGCTGATGACCCTGCTGGAGGGCCACGCCGAGTTCGTGATGGACGGCGTCGGCCCCGAGGTGATCCCGAGCGTCGAGTCGATCCGGGCCAAGTTCAACCGCCGGCGTGAGGGCGGCAACCCGCTGGACAAGACGGTCCGCCGGCTGCTCGGCATCGAGGTCAAGATGCGGCAGTACGCCGAGGGGCACAAGTTCGTGCACGGCGTGGTCGAGCGGGTCGGCATGGAGGGCTTCAACAAGATCTTCGAGTCGCCGCTCACCCTGCCTCTGCTGGAGGAGCTCGGCGACCCGGACGCCTGGGTGGCCCGGGTGCACGGCCCTCGCCCGGTCCTCGACTGA
- the eccD gene encoding type VII secretion integral membrane protein EccD, producing the protein MRTGLARVTISTPRRRVDVALPERVPLAELLPEVLRHAGEDLADTGERHGGWVLRRVDGATLEVGRGLHAQGVRDGEVLHLSPALDDWPELEYDDVVEAVAEGARRRGGVWTASTTRAAALGAAGIALSAGLLTLLAGPVRGGGPARGGGGAGWTGLGLAVVLLLAATVASRAYRMRPAAVVLGGFAMAYAFIGAAALVVGAHPAGPLPALRWLAGPELLAGSIATLATAALCVAGAATGSRVFPAGVTAGVLGALAALTGLATDPAAGAAVLLAVLLCGVSLLPGLAIHLGRMPVPPDTLPDESAGEGFALDAIRRRPDREAVFAAVRRTDELLAGLLLGHAVLVAGAAAVLAATGGPAARLLLAVTAAVLLLRSRLFRARRLRLPLIAGGLAALAALGADLLGRVGSDVLPVAAAACVLLALAVVPAGTIWSQRPAGPLSARVAHLFELLVTAAVIPVACAVAGLYTAVSGISL; encoded by the coding sequence GTGCGGACCGGTCTGGCCCGGGTGACGATCAGCACCCCACGACGCCGGGTGGACGTGGCGCTGCCGGAGCGGGTCCCGCTCGCGGAACTGCTGCCAGAGGTGCTCCGGCACGCCGGCGAGGACCTGGCCGACACCGGTGAGCGGCATGGCGGCTGGGTGTTGCGCCGCGTCGATGGAGCCACCCTCGAGGTGGGGCGGGGGCTGCACGCACAAGGCGTTCGCGACGGCGAGGTGCTGCACCTGAGCCCGGCCCTGGACGACTGGCCCGAACTGGAGTACGACGACGTGGTCGAGGCGGTGGCCGAGGGCGCCCGGCGGCGCGGCGGCGTCTGGACCGCCTCGACCACCCGGGCGGCTGCTCTCGGCGCCGCCGGGATCGCGCTGTCCGCCGGGCTGCTGACGCTGCTCGCCGGCCCGGTGCGAGGAGGCGGCCCGGCGCGTGGCGGCGGGGGCGCGGGCTGGACCGGTCTCGGCCTGGCAGTCGTCCTGCTGCTCGCCGCGACGGTGGCGTCCCGGGCGTACCGGATGCGCCCGGCCGCTGTCGTCCTCGGCGGTTTTGCCATGGCGTACGCCTTCATCGGCGCCGCCGCCCTGGTCGTCGGCGCCCATCCGGCCGGCCCGCTGCCCGCCCTGCGCTGGCTCGCCGGCCCGGAGCTGCTGGCCGGCTCGATCGCCACGCTCGCGACCGCGGCCCTGTGCGTCGCCGGGGCGGCCACCGGCAGCCGGGTCTTCCCGGCCGGTGTCACGGCCGGCGTGCTCGGTGCCCTGGCCGCCCTGACCGGCCTGGCCACGGACCCGGCGGCGGGCGCGGCGGTGCTGCTCGCGGTGCTGCTGTGCGGGGTCTCGCTGCTTCCCGGCCTGGCCATTCATCTGGGCCGGATGCCGGTGCCGCCGGACACGCTGCCGGACGAGTCGGCCGGCGAGGGCTTCGCGCTGGACGCGATCCGCCGCCGCCCGGACCGGGAGGCGGTCTTCGCCGCGGTGCGGCGCACCGACGAGCTGCTGGCCGGCCTGCTGCTGGGGCATGCGGTGCTGGTCGCCGGGGCGGCCGCGGTGCTGGCCGCGACCGGTGGGCCGGCGGCCCGGCTGCTGCTGGCCGTGACCGCGGCGGTGCTGCTGCTGCGGTCCCGGCTGTTCCGGGCCCGGCGGCTGCGGTTGCCGCTGATCGCCGGTGGCCTGGCCGCGCTCGCCGCGCTGGGCGCGGATCTGCTGGGCCGGGTGGGCAGCGATGTGCTGCCGGTCGCGGCGGCGGCCTGTGTGCTGCTCGCCCTGGCCGTGGTGCCGGCCGGGACGATCTGGTCGCAGCGCCCGGCCGGGCCGCTGTCGGCCCGCGTCGCCCACCTGTTCGAACTGCTGGTCACCGCCGCGGTGATCCCGGTCGCCTGCGCGGTCGCCGGCCTGTACACCGCGGTCAGCGGCATCTCGCTCTAG